In Sodalis ligni, a single genomic region encodes these proteins:
- a CDS encoding MFS transporter, with amino-acid sequence MALLVAGAFFMEYIDGTVIATALPQMGVTFGVSAVDLNIGMSAYLLTLAVLIPASGWIADRFGSRQVFTVALAIFTLSSVLCGLTQNVPQFVLMRILQGAGGALMVPVGRLAVLRSTPKPQLIKAIATLTWPALVAPILGPPLGGFITDYSSWRWIFFINLPLGIVAIFAAWKLIPNPPRTVRPPFDLIGFVTSGIAMLSLVYGLELTGRQDAPWPYMLLYLLVGLLALFLTLRHLQRAENPMIRLNSIKVLTFRVTLGGGSLFRMAIGAVPFLLPIMFQVGFGMDAFHAGSLVLAVFAGNLAMKPATTPLIRHFGFRKVLLVNGTLGALSLLACAFLTPTTPSWVILSVLFYGGLCRSMQFTGISTLAFADIPQSDMSYANTLFSTAVQLSIGMGITIGAIGVRIGEKAAPLLGMGDLPGISYRLAFVLITLMSLIGLVDLLRLPANAGESVSRKPQPVKRKPASGR; translated from the coding sequence ATGGCGCTGCTGGTAGCCGGCGCGTTTTTTATGGAGTATATCGACGGCACGGTCATCGCTACCGCATTACCGCAAATGGGCGTGACCTTCGGCGTTTCCGCGGTGGATCTGAATATCGGCATGAGCGCCTATCTGCTGACGCTGGCGGTATTGATCCCCGCCAGCGGCTGGATCGCCGATCGCTTCGGCTCCCGGCAGGTCTTTACCGTCGCGCTGGCCATTTTTACCCTGTCGTCGGTGCTGTGCGGCCTGACGCAAAACGTGCCGCAATTTGTCCTGATGCGCATCCTGCAAGGGGCCGGCGGCGCATTAATGGTGCCGGTGGGGCGCCTGGCGGTGCTCAGAAGCACGCCTAAACCGCAGTTGATCAAAGCTATCGCCACGTTAACCTGGCCGGCGCTGGTGGCGCCGATCCTGGGGCCGCCCCTGGGGGGGTTTATTACCGACTACTCAAGCTGGCGCTGGATCTTTTTTATCAACCTGCCCCTGGGAATAGTGGCCATCTTTGCCGCCTGGAAGCTTATTCCCAACCCGCCCCGCACGGTACGGCCGCCGTTTGACCTGATTGGTTTTGTCACCAGCGGCATCGCGATGCTCAGCCTGGTCTACGGACTGGAACTGACCGGCCGGCAAGATGCCCCCTGGCCTTACATGCTGCTGTATCTGCTGGTGGGCCTGCTGGCCCTGTTTTTGACCCTGCGCCATTTGCAGCGGGCCGAAAACCCGATGATCCGGTTGAATTCCATTAAGGTATTGACCTTCAGGGTGACTCTCGGCGGCGGTTCGTTATTTCGCATGGCCATCGGCGCGGTGCCGTTTTTACTGCCCATCATGTTCCAGGTGGGATTCGGCATGGACGCGTTCCATGCCGGTTCCCTGGTGCTGGCGGTGTTTGCCGGCAACCTGGCGATGAAACCCGCCACCACGCCGCTTATCCGGCACTTCGGTTTCCGCAAGGTCCTGCTGGTAAACGGCACCCTTGGGGCGCTGTCGCTGCTGGCCTGCGCCTTTCTGACGCCGACGACGCCGAGCTGGGTCATTCTTAGCGTACTGTTTTACGGCGGCCTCTGCCGATCGATGCAATTTACCGGCATCAGCACCCTGGCCTTCGCCGATATCCCGCAGAGCGACATGAGTTATGCCAATACCCTGTTCAGTACGGCGGTGCAGCTCTCCATCGGCATGGGCATCACCATCGGCGCCATCGGCGTGCGGATCGGAGAGAAAGCGGCGCCGCTCTTGGGTATGGGGGATTTGCCTGGCATCAGCTATCGGCTGGCGTTTGTGCTGATTACCCTGATGTCGCTTATCGGCCTGGTGGATCTGCTGCGATTGCCCGCCAACGCGGGGGAATCGGTCTCGCGCAAACCGCAGCCGGTAAAACGAAAACCGGCTTCCGGCCGTTAG
- a CDS encoding Lrp/AsnC family transcriptional regulator — protein sequence MDKFDELILHALMENGRLSYAELARRVNLSPPAVAERVAKLEAKKVITGYHAHINLEKMGLDISFIVELRLNHNHWQNILQALTQMPQILQCYRVTGEACVMIRGAVRNMAALEAFIEEVSRFGATKTSIILSAPVERIAPLSLS from the coding sequence ATGGATAAATTCGACGAATTGATATTGCACGCGCTGATGGAAAACGGGCGATTGAGCTATGCCGAGCTGGCGCGCCGGGTGAACCTTTCACCGCCGGCGGTGGCCGAACGCGTGGCCAAGCTGGAAGCAAAAAAAGTCATCACCGGCTACCATGCCCATATCAATCTGGAAAAAATGGGGCTGGATATCTCTTTTATTGTTGAACTGCGTCTTAATCATAACCACTGGCAGAATATCCTGCAGGCATTGACCCAGATGCCGCAGATTTTGCAGTGCTACCGGGTCACCGGCGAAGCCTGCGTGATGATAAGGGGCGCGGTGCGCAATATGGCGGCTTTGGAAGCTTTTATCGAAGAAGTCAGCCGTTTTGGGGCCACCAAAACGTCCATCATCCTGTCGGCACCGGTAGAACGTATCGCGCCGCTGTCGCTGAGCTAA
- the nikR gene encoding nickel-responsive transcriptional regulator NikR → MQRLTLSLDDELALAFDELMRRNGYASRSEAFRDMLRRELGRQVAASDVNTPFIAILSYVYDHHERQLSARLTELQHDHHELTISTMHAHLSHDECVETAILRGPLRQLTEFAQSVIAQTGVRHGSINLIPLEAAELAVDANPSPTLRGGHDHGHKH, encoded by the coding sequence ATGCAACGTTTGACCCTTTCCCTGGACGATGAGCTGGCGCTCGCTTTCGACGAATTAATGCGGCGCAACGGCTACGCCAGCCGCTCCGAAGCCTTCCGCGATATGCTGCGGCGCGAGCTGGGACGCCAGGTGGCCGCCAGCGACGTGAATACGCCCTTTATTGCCATACTCAGCTATGTCTACGACCACCACGAACGCCAGCTGTCCGCCCGTCTTACCGAACTTCAGCATGATCATCATGAACTGACCATTTCCACCATGCATGCCCATCTGAGCCATGACGAATGCGTGGAAACCGCTATTTTGCGCGGACCGCTGCGGCAACTGACTGAGTTTGCCCAGTCGGTGATTGCCCAGACCGGCGTGCGCCACGGCAGCATCAACCTGATTCCGCTGGAGGCGGCGGAACTGGCGGTTGACGCCAACCCGTCCCCAACGCTCCGCGGTGGCCACGATCACGGGCATAAGCACTGA
- the yedA gene encoding drug/metabolite exporter YedA, which produces MRLKDSPGFKLALALFTLYVIWGSTYYFIRVGVGAWPPLMMAGVRFFLAGALLLTVLLLKGDRLPTLRQTVNAGAIGILLLAIGNGLVTVAEHMQVPSGIAAVVVATVPLFTVAFGSLWGIRATGLEWLGIATGLAGIILLNTSGNLTEHPLGAMLLIVGSISWAFGSIWGSKLQLPQGLMAGAMEMLVAGTVLLCASRISGERLVRMPDMPGILAVGYLILFGSIIAISAYMFLLKHARPALATSYAYVNPVVAVLLGMGFAGERLTGTEWTALGIIILAVMIVMVGKSITAGRHSAGNLEPVVKTRRDSGKPAG; this is translated from the coding sequence ATGCGCTTAAAGGATTCGCCCGGTTTCAAACTCGCCCTGGCCCTGTTTACGCTCTATGTCATTTGGGGTTCCACCTATTATTTTATCCGCGTCGGCGTCGGCGCCTGGCCGCCGCTGATGATGGCCGGAGTCCGGTTTTTCCTGGCCGGCGCCCTGTTGCTGACGGTGCTGCTGCTTAAAGGCGACCGTCTTCCCACCCTGCGCCAGACGGTGAACGCCGGCGCGATAGGCATATTGCTGCTGGCCATCGGCAACGGGCTGGTCACCGTGGCGGAGCATATGCAGGTGCCGTCCGGCATTGCCGCCGTGGTGGTCGCCACCGTGCCGCTGTTCACCGTGGCTTTTGGCAGCCTGTGGGGCATCCGCGCCACCGGGCTTGAATGGCTGGGCATTGCCACCGGACTGGCGGGGATTATCTTGTTGAATACGTCCGGCAATCTCACTGAACATCCGCTGGGAGCTATGCTGTTGATCGTCGGCTCCATCAGCTGGGCGTTCGGCTCCATATGGGGAAGCAAACTCCAGCTGCCGCAAGGTTTGATGGCCGGAGCAATGGAGATGCTGGTGGCCGGGACGGTACTGCTTTGCGCCAGCCGCATCAGCGGCGAACGGCTGGTGCGGATGCCGGATATGCCCGGTATTCTGGCGGTGGGCTATTTGATCCTGTTCGGTTCAATCATTGCCATCAGCGCCTATATGTTCCTCCTCAAACACGCCCGTCCGGCGCTGGCCACCAGCTATGCCTATGTCAATCCGGTGGTGGCGGTACTGCTGGGCATGGGTTTCGCCGGTGAACGTCTCACGGGGACGGAATGGACGGCGCTGGGTATTATTATCCTCGCGGTCATGATAGTCATGGTGGGCAAATCCATCACCGCCGGCAGGCACTCCGCCGGCAATCTGGAGCCGGTGGTCAAGACCCGCCGCGATTCCGGCAAACCGGCGGGTTAA
- a CDS encoding methyl-accepting chemotaxis protein produces MKKLVHLPFLVQMISGFAVVIFMMLCLGGVSLYHLSNTNAHIDDYRNNWLPGVRYTLEMRENLAELRLQQIQYISSATESDREGHRVELMQAVANYRRAQDHYIALHSPLSSTPLFSQIIANFDQFSQANDEVVKAMSAGDVTSAIQISGDNSRKYRTQLMIDLATMVDREISGSNKAADESSQGYFIAKTSLLGLGLFALVISGLLATVIARNLWRQLGGEPAYATAIMRKIAEGDLTTGIQVRAKDSGSLLAALNTMSQQLRDTINGIIRGSESISVASGQIAQGNTDLSQRTEEQASSLIQTSANMQQLTQTVHQNADNAKEASELATVTSRTASQGGKIVAEMLTQMRDISQSSKKIVNIISVIEGIAFQTNLLALNAAVEAARAGTQGKGFAVVASEVRTLAQKSADAAKEIKSLIEGTVEKITAGSDRADHASKAMTEVVDSVDKVAAIIREIANASSEQHLGIQEVGQAVAQMDQVTQQNAALVEEAAAAARSLTEQGEELRKTVSFFQTA; encoded by the coding sequence ATGAAAAAATTAGTACATTTACCTTTTTTGGTTCAAATGATAAGTGGTTTTGCAGTCGTTATTTTTATGATGCTTTGTTTGGGCGGAGTATCGTTGTACCACCTTAGCAATACCAATGCCCATATAGACGACTATCGCAACAACTGGCTGCCCGGCGTGCGCTACACCCTGGAGATGCGCGAAAATCTGGCGGAGCTGCGGTTGCAGCAGATACAGTATATCTCCTCGGCGACGGAGAGCGACCGCGAGGGGCATCGGGTAGAGCTCATGCAGGCGGTGGCCAACTATCGTCGTGCTCAGGATCATTATATTGCGTTGCACAGTCCGTTAAGCTCCACCCCGTTATTCAGCCAGATCATCGCCAATTTTGATCAGTTCAGCCAGGCGAATGATGAGGTGGTGAAAGCCATGAGCGCCGGCGATGTGACGTCGGCCATCCAAATCAGCGGTGATAATTCCCGCAAATACCGCACTCAGCTGATGATTGATCTGGCCACCATGGTGGATCGGGAAATCAGCGGCAGCAACAAGGCCGCCGACGAATCAAGCCAGGGGTATTTTATCGCCAAAACTTCTCTGCTGGGCCTGGGGCTGTTCGCCCTGGTGATTTCCGGCCTGCTGGCGACGGTCATCGCCCGAAATCTGTGGCGGCAGCTGGGCGGCGAGCCGGCTTATGCCACGGCCATTATGCGTAAAATCGCCGAGGGCGACCTGACCACGGGCATCCAGGTGAGGGCGAAGGACAGCGGCAGTTTGCTGGCGGCGCTGAATACCATGAGCCAGCAGTTGCGCGATACCATTAACGGTATCATCCGCGGCAGCGAATCCATTTCGGTGGCCTCGGGCCAGATTGCGCAGGGAAATACCGATCTTTCCCAGCGTACCGAAGAACAGGCGTCTTCGTTGATCCAGACGTCGGCCAATATGCAGCAGCTGACGCAAACCGTGCATCAGAACGCCGATAATGCCAAAGAGGCCAGCGAGCTTGCCACGGTAACGTCGCGTACCGCTTCCCAAGGCGGTAAGATCGTTGCCGAAATGCTGACCCAGATGCGCGATATTTCGCAAAGCTCGAAAAAAATCGTTAATATCATTTCTGTCATTGAAGGTATCGCCTTCCAAACCAACCTGCTGGCGCTTAACGCGGCGGTGGAAGCGGCCAGGGCCGGTACCCAGGGCAAGGGTTTCGCGGTGGTGGCCAGCGAAGTCAGGACCCTGGCGCAAAAGAGCGCCGACGCGGCCAAAGAGATTAAATCCTTGATTGAAGGCACGGTGGAGAAAATCACCGCCGGCTCCGACCGCGCCGATCATGCCAGTAAAGCGATGACGGAAGTGGTGGATTCGGTGGATAAAGTGGCCGCCATTATCCGTGAGATCGCCAATGCCAGCAGCGAGCAGCATTTGGGCATCCAGGAAGTGGGGCAGGCGGTTGCGCAGATGGATCAGGTGACCCAGCAAAATGCGGCGCTGGTTGAAGAGGCCGCCGCCGCAGCCCGGTCGCTTACCGAACAAGGAGAGGAATTGCGTAAAACCGTCAGCTTTTTCCAGACCGCCTGA
- a CDS encoding C39 family peptidase translates to MPVEHYPYVSQWSAPGLNQRILAGADPCGDPDWREQSGFSDAQEYRFWSWRICGIACFQSLLLYRRRHGATPNPSLCSRYAIWRHAMAAKAYIPQPDGSVKGLIYAPFVAMIVRLYGISARVDTAISRESLADCLSRGMPVMASVSPKIRHADGYNSDPGANGGHLVLCYGLEGDRVWFNNPSATETAPYHSSLPLDAFFSWCAGRGVVFDAASCPAST, encoded by the coding sequence ATGCCGGTAGAGCATTATCCCTATGTATCACAGTGGTCCGCGCCGGGACTGAATCAGCGAATACTGGCCGGCGCCGATCCCTGCGGGGATCCGGATTGGCGGGAACAGTCCGGCTTTAGCGATGCCCAGGAGTACCGCTTCTGGTCCTGGCGAATCTGCGGTATCGCCTGTTTTCAATCGCTATTGCTATACCGGCGCCGGCACGGGGCGACGCCGAACCCGTCCCTCTGCTCGCGTTATGCCATCTGGCGCCATGCCATGGCGGCAAAAGCCTATATTCCGCAGCCGGACGGCTCGGTTAAGGGGTTGATTTATGCCCCTTTTGTGGCGATGATCGTACGCCTGTACGGCATTTCGGCCCGGGTGGATACCGCCATCAGCCGGGAGAGCCTGGCGGACTGCCTGTCAAGGGGGATGCCGGTAATGGCGTCGGTTTCGCCTAAGATCCGCCATGCCGACGGATACAATAGCGATCCCGGCGCAAACGGCGGCCATTTGGTGTTGTGCTACGGGCTGGAGGGGGATCGGGTGTGGTTCAATAATCCCTCGGCCACCGAGACGGCCCCTTACCACTCTTCACTGCCGCTGGACGCGTTTTTTTCCTGGTGCGCCGGCCGGGGCGTGGTGTTTGACGCGGCGTCCTGCCCCGCTTCGACCTAA
- a CDS encoding DMT family transporter: MTYLYLLIAILSEVIATTSLKASAGFTKLYPSILVIAGYITSFLLLSLVLKSIPVGIAYALWAGLGIVFVAIAGYLFFDQKLDLYAILGMALIITGVLVINLTSTAAEH; this comes from the coding sequence ATGACGTATTTATATCTCCTGATCGCTATTTTATCCGAAGTTATTGCTACCACTTCACTTAAAGCCTCGGCGGGTTTTACGAAACTCTATCCCTCCATTCTGGTGATTGCCGGCTATATTACTTCCTTTTTATTATTATCATTAGTACTCAAATCCATCCCGGTGGGCATAGCCTACGCGCTCTGGGCAGGCTTAGGCATCGTTTTCGTGGCCATTGCCGGCTATCTGTTCTTCGATCAAAAGCTGGATCTTTACGCTATACTCGGCATGGCGCTTATTATCACCGGAGTATTAGTTATTAACCTGACATCCACCGCGGCGGAGCATTAA
- the cho gene encoding excinuclease Cho has protein sequence MRKRLTTVRREFDPAEIYQYPEHLRSFIDSLPAAPGVYVFHGDSDVMPLYIGKSINIRSRVMSHFRTAEEARMLRQARRVSYYPTAGEIGALLLEAQMIKQYQPLHNKRLRRSRQLCSIQLVNGMPVIVSAKEIDFARAADLYGLFSNRHSAQQRLLDIGDSEFLCYSLLGLERISHGRPCFRFHLGRCAGACCGKETPQEHHLRLMDALQQMRIFSWPYAGAIGLVEQGAGFRQIHVVNNWYYLGSVNNLSDAAALNKVAKNFDRDGYKILSGPILSGRHEIIELE, from the coding sequence GTGCGCAAGCGTCTCACCACCGTCCGGCGGGAATTCGATCCCGCCGAGATTTATCAGTATCCGGAACATCTGCGTTCATTTATCGACAGTCTCCCCGCCGCCCCCGGCGTGTACGTTTTCCATGGCGACAGCGACGTCATGCCGCTGTATATCGGTAAAAGCATCAATATCCGCAGCCGGGTGATGTCCCATTTTCGTACCGCCGAGGAAGCGCGCATGCTGCGCCAGGCCCGGCGCGTCAGCTATTATCCCACCGCCGGAGAAATCGGCGCGCTGTTGCTGGAGGCGCAGATGATCAAGCAATATCAGCCGCTGCATAACAAGAGGCTGCGGCGCAGCCGCCAGCTCTGCTCCATCCAATTGGTGAACGGTATGCCGGTTATTGTCTCGGCCAAGGAGATAGACTTCGCCCGCGCAGCGGATTTATACGGGCTATTCTCCAACCGCCATTCCGCGCAGCAAAGGCTGCTGGATATCGGCGACAGCGAATTTTTATGTTACAGCCTGCTGGGGTTGGAAAGGATCAGTCACGGCCGCCCCTGTTTCCGCTTTCATCTCGGACGCTGCGCCGGGGCCTGCTGCGGTAAGGAGACGCCGCAGGAGCATCATCTTCGCCTGATGGACGCGCTGCAGCAGATGCGCATATTCAGCTGGCCCTATGCGGGGGCAATAGGCCTGGTGGAGCAGGGGGCGGGTTTTCGCCAAATCCACGTGGTGAACAATTGGTATTATCTGGGGTCTGTAAACAACCTGTCCGACGCCGCGGCCCTGAATAAAGTGGCGAAAAATTTCGACCGCGACGGCTACAAAATCCTCAGCGGGCCGATCTTAAGCGGGCGTCATGAGATCATCGAACTGGAATAG